One genomic region from Chelmon rostratus isolate fCheRos1 chromosome 11, fCheRos1.pri, whole genome shotgun sequence encodes:
- the wapla gene encoding wings apart-like protein homolog — MTSRFGKTYNRKGGEANSKFEEVFSNKKPTLTTKWGETTYKAQLGAKRPLLKPDVSELPKRPRLEDSDSEEDPFGFDSDDESKVSDGDETKTAAVQDGGTSTIVTSAQGSASSTAKFASKETSEVKVVKNNLPWFKSTSDSNQKPACVASLSNTVPSDAQDSSASQRSISSSPNIDTTLQLSTDAPGGSRDFLSSSSYDGLPSEEMKSAELEPPPEPVDNIPPSPFTLRASNCKKYQRPGRPNKMSSEPSDNSNKPTETASAQDKPNSVLSASASSTAANVKTAAKPAGRGGGRVRDYTVLHPSCLSVCNVTIQDSIERSIDELVTPAAPADLGEAGQMKKKSDAPPPKPTRFRPTQTKTKKTKTETKLEFFGFEDKEDQEGEEGPEGGMAGKSSYKIKYFGFDDLSESDSDEESSQAKEKKAKKAAAALAALSSSVDSPHTSDSQDSQASSNTDAFDFSDDSSPGGTDLQKGRSGKPSDKSKDIGSGFKKIFSGPKKSPAKAVYNARHWNQPEPEEIPVPPLSRSQTAPAILSSSSKDNNSHKDDGLFKAPPPPPKVIKSETIPTRLNQDIVTALKCRKEHKELYTVVQHVKHFNDVVEFGENQEFTDDFEYLETGLKSSQPLNTRCLSIISLATRCAMPSFRMHLRARGKVAQVFKMLSDAPQHPNLALCTAALMYILSRDRLNMDLDRACLELMIKLLELDQDYSAHQDQLTAKEVEKVKEKIRKLCETVHNKHLDLENITTGHLAMETLLSLTSKRAGDWFKEELRLLGGLDHIVDKVKECVQNLSQEDDKENLVASLWGAERCLRVLESVTVQNPENQGYLIAYKDSQLIVSSARALRYCEDMIQRYSRALNNSSLSLSGAALPHCSFSNVGKAVEDCMRAVIGVLLNLTHDNEWGSTKTGEQEQLIVSALNCVLRVPRYIPQEQRFDVRVLGLGLLINLVEYSSRNRHGLVDMEYSVDDTCLEDSLMQPADPTQSDTVATSASAPPSTAETQGDGDDKPKSSGALAALVKLFLERERAAILAEAKTDDLISEAPKPALDQSGEWQETSGEIQWVAAETNDSQTEKKDGEKKEEEDEELDLNKALQHAGKHMEDSIVASYTALLLGCLCQGSQINVTTVRKHLPKGDFSIMTEMLKKFLSFMNLTCAMGTTGQKSISRVIEYLEHC; from the exons ATGACATCTAGATTCGGTAAAACATACAACCGCAAGGGCGGGGAGGCCAATTCGAAGTTTGAAGAGGTCTTCTCCAATAAAAAGCCCACACTGACCACCAAATGGGGGGAGACCACCTACAAGGCTCAGTTGGGGGCCAAAAGGCCTCTGCTAAAACCTGATGTGTCTGAGCTTCCCAAGAGGCCCAGGCTTGAGGATAGTGACAGTGAAGAAGACCCATTTGGGTTTGACAGTGATGATGAGTCGAAAGTCAGTGATGGTGATGAGACGAAgacagctgcagtgcaggacGGTGGAACATCCACAATTGTGACTTCTGCACAGGGCTCTGCAAGCTCAACAGCCAAGTTCGCAA GCAAGGAAACATCTGAAGTCAAGGTTGTTAAAAATAACCTACCCTGGTTCAAAAGTACATCAGATAGCAACCAAAAACCTGCATGCGTGGCCTCTTTGTCAAACACAGTCCCCTCTGATGCTCAGGACTCCTCGGCGTCACAGAggtccatctcctcctcccctaATATAGACACCACCCTTCAACTGTCCACTGATGCACCAGGTGGTAGCAGAGACttcctgtcctcttcctcttatgATGGGCTGCCGTCAGAAGAGATGAAAAGTGCTGAGCTGGAGCCTCCACCAGAACCAGTGGACAACATCCCTCCTTCCCCATTTACCCTAAGGGCCTCAAACTGCAAGAAATACCAGCGGCCTGGCAGGCCTAACAAAATGTCCTCTGAACCTTCTGATAACAGCAACAAGCCCACTGAAACAGCGAGTGCCCAAGATAAACCCAACAGTGTCCTTTCTGCTAGTGCTAGTAGTACTGCTGCCAATGTTAAAACAGCAGCCAAGCCCGCAGGCAGGGGCGGTGGAAGGGTACGGGACTACACAGTTCTGCACCCTTCCTGTCTGTCGGTGTGCAATGTCACCATCCAGGACTCAATAGAGCGGAGCATTGATGAACTGGTCACCCCAGCTGCCCCTGCTGACCTTGGAGAAGCAggacagatgaagaagaagtcAGATGCTCCCCCACCCAAACCGACCAG GTTCAGACCCACCCAGACAAAGACCAAGAAGACCAAGACTGAGACCAAGCTAGAGTTTTTTGGCTTTGAGGACAAAGAGGACCAGGAAGGCGAGGAGGGTCCAGAAGGTGGCATGGCGGGCAAGAGCAGCTACAAGATCAAGTACTTTGGCTTTGATGACCTGAGCGAGAGTGACAGCGATGAGGAGAGCTCTCAAGCCAAAGAGAAGAAGGCCAAAAAGGCAGCCGCAGCCTTAGCTGCTCTGAGCTCCAGTGTGGACAGCCCGCATACGAGTGACTCTCAGGACAGCCAGGCCAGCAGCAACACAG ATGCTTTTGACTTCTCTGATGACTCCAGTCCTGGCGGCACTGATTTGCAGAAAGGACGCTCAGGAAAGCCAAGTGATAAATCCAAGGACATTGGCAGTGGATTCAAAAAGATCTTCAGTGGACCCAAGAAG TCCCCTGCTAAAGCTGTGTACAATGCTCGCCACTGGAACCAACCCGAGCCTGAGGAGATTCCTGTGCCTCCACTTTCTCGATCTCAAACTGCTCCG GCCATTTTATCGAGCAGCAGCAAGGACAACAACTCCCACAAAGATGATGGTTTGTTCAAAGCTCCTCCACCGCCGCCCAAAGTCATTAAGTCAGAGACCATCCCCACACGACTCAACCAGGATATTGTCACGGCCCTCAAATGCAGGAAGGAGCACAAGGAG CTGTACACGGTGGTGCAGCATGTGAAGCACTTCAATGACGTGGTGGAGTTTGGCGAGAATCAAGAGTTCACAGATGATTTTGAGTACCTGGAGACAGGGCTGAAGAGCAGCCAGCCACTCAACACAAGATGCCTTAG TATAATCAGCTTGGCCACACGGTGTGCCATGCCCAGTTTCAGGATGCACCTGCGGGCCCGAGGGAAAGTGGCACAGGTCTTCAAAATGCTCAGTGATGCTCCTCAACACCCG AACCTCGCTCTGTGCACGGCTGCCCTGATGTACATTCTGAGTCGAGATCGTCTTAACATGGATCTGGACAGAGCCTGCCTGGAGCTTATGATCAAGCTGCTGGAGTTGGACCAGGACTACTCGGCCCACCAGGATCAGCTCACTGCAAAGGAGGTGGAAAAGGTCAAGGAGAAAATCAGGAAGCTGTGTGAGACCGTGCACAACAAGCACCTCGACTTGGAGAACATCACG ACGGGCCACCTTGCCATGGAGACATTGCTCTCGCTAACCTCTAAGAGAGCTGGGGACTGGTTCAAAGAAGAACTGCGGCTACTGGGAGGTTTGGACCATATTGTAGACAAAG TGAAAGAGTGTGTGCAGAACCTGAGCCAAGAGGACGACAAGGAGAACCTCGTGGCGTCTTTATGGGGGGCTGAGAGGTGTCTGAGAGTGCTTGAAAGT GTGACAGTGCAGAACCCAGAAAACCAGGGTTACTTGATTGCCTACAAAGACTCACAACTCATTGTCTCCTCTGCCAG AGCTTTGCGTTACTGCGAGGATATGATCCAGCGGTACAGCAGGGCGTTAAACAACAGCTCTCTGTCGTTGTCGGGTGCAGCGTTGCCCCACTGCAGCTTCAGTAACGTGGGCAAGGCGGTGGAGGACTGCATGAGGGCTGTCATAGGAGTGCTGCTCAACCTTACCCATGACAATG AGTGGGGAAGTACTAAGACAGGTGAGCAGGAGCAGCTAATAGTAAGTGCTCTGAATTGCGTCCTTCGAGTTCCGCGCTACATTCCCCAGGAGCAGCGCTTTGACGTGCGAGTACTG GGTCTTGGTCTACTAATTAACCTTGTGGAGTACAGCTCCAGAAACCGCCACGGCCTGGTTGACATGGAGTACAGTGTCGACGACACCTGTCTGGAAGACAGCCTGATGCAGCCTGCTGACCCAACACAATCTGACACGGTTGCAACGTCAGCGTCAGCACCGCCGAGCACAGCTGAGACTCAGGGAGACGGGGATGACAAGCCCAAGTCCTCCGGTGCTTTGGCTGCCCTGGTGAAG CTCTTCCTGGAGAGGGAGCGAGCTGCCATCCTGGCCGAGGCTAAAACTGACGACCTCATCAGCGAGGCGCCCAAGCCGGCACTGGACCAAAGTGGAGAGTGGCAGGAGACGTCAGGAGAGATCCAGTGGGTGGCAGCCGAAACCAACGACAGCCAAACTGAGAAGAAAGACggtgaaaagaaagaggaggaggatgaagagttGGACCTAAATAAAG CTCTGCAGCATGCAGGCAAGCATATGGAGGACAGCATTGTTGCCTCCTacactgctctgctgctgggcTGCCTCTGCCAGGGCAGCCAG ATAAATGTGACTACTGTGAGAAAGCATCTACCTAAAGGGGATTTCTCCATCATGACAGAAATGCTGAAGAAGTTCTTGAGTTTCATGAACCTCACT TGTGCAATGGGCACCACAGGACAGAAGTCCATCTCGCGGGTCATCGAATACCTGGAGCACTGTTAA